Proteins from a genomic interval of Hydrogenophaga sp. PAMC20947:
- a CDS encoding MFS transporter, translating into MQVTNATADPAPNAPLPASLVFLLASGAGLAVATLYYSQPMLGELGADIGATPRTIGLVPTLTQLGYALGILLLAPLGDRFDRRRIILIKAALLMLALVAAATAPSMGVLLVASLAIGVLATMAQDIVPAAATLAPEGSRGTVVGTVMTGLLMGILLSRVISGFVAAHFGWRTMFAVAAVSIAGIGIAAWRGLPRFQPTTRLAYGALLGTLGHLWQRHAKLRRATLAQGLLAVGFSAFWSTLAVMLHGEPFHLGSAAAGAFGLAGAAGALAAPIAGRMADRHGPEWVTRIGSALATVSFAAMALAPLMTPSGQLVLLVVCTIGFDLGVQATLIAHQTIVYSIDPAARSRLNAVLFVGMFLGMAAGAALGSQLLAVMGWNGVVALATATALAAWITRMWRPRVTPNASQAL; encoded by the coding sequence ATGCAAGTGACAAATGCAACAGCCGATCCGGCCCCCAACGCCCCGCTGCCCGCTTCGCTGGTGTTTTTGCTCGCCAGCGGCGCCGGCCTCGCGGTGGCCACGCTGTATTACAGCCAGCCCATGCTCGGTGAACTGGGCGCCGACATTGGCGCGACCCCACGCACCATAGGCCTGGTGCCCACGCTCACGCAACTCGGCTATGCCCTCGGCATCTTGCTGCTCGCGCCGCTCGGCGACCGCTTCGACCGCCGCCGCATCATCCTGATCAAGGCCGCACTGCTGATGCTCGCCTTGGTCGCCGCCGCCACCGCGCCGTCCATGGGGGTGTTGCTGGTCGCCAGCCTGGCCATTGGCGTGCTCGCCACCATGGCGCAAGACATCGTTCCCGCAGCCGCCACGCTGGCACCCGAAGGCAGCCGGGGCACGGTGGTGGGCACGGTGATGACCGGGCTGCTGATGGGCATCCTCTTGTCGCGCGTGATCAGCGGCTTTGTGGCCGCCCACTTCGGCTGGCGCACCATGTTTGCTGTGGCGGCTGTGAGCATCGCGGGTATCGGCATCGCCGCATGGCGGGGCCTGCCCCGCTTCCAGCCCACCACCCGGTTGGCCTATGGCGCCCTGCTTGGTACCCTGGGCCACCTCTGGCAACGCCATGCCAAGCTGCGCCGCGCCACGCTGGCTCAGGGACTGCTGGCCGTCGGCTTCAGCGCCTTCTGGTCCACCCTCGCCGTGATGTTGCATGGCGAACCGTTCCACCTGGGCAGTGCGGCCGCCGGTGCGTTTGGTCTGGCGGGCGCTGCAGGCGCCCTCGCCGCCCCCATCGCCGGGCGCATGGCCGACCGGCACGGCCCTGAGTGGGTCACCCGCATTGGCAGCGCCCTGGCCACCGTCTCGTTCGCTGCCATGGCGCTGGCACCGCTGATGACGCCATCCGGCCAGCTGGTGCTGCTGGTGGTCTGCACCATCGGCTTTGACCTGGGAGTACAAGCCACGCTGATTGCCCACCAGACCATCGTCTACAGCATCGACCCGGCGGCCCGCAGCCGCCTCAACGCCGTGCTGTTTGTGGGCATGTTTCTCGGCATGGCCGCCGGCGCGGCGCTGGGCAGCCAGTTGCTGGCCGTCATGGGCTGGAACGGCGTGGTGGCGCTGGCCACAGCCACTGCGCTGGCCGCATGGATCACACGGATGTGGCGCCCACGGGTCACCCCCAACGCCAGCCAGGCCCTCTGA
- a CDS encoding ABC transporter permease yields MNLNIHGIRAIYMFEMNRTFRTLAQSIIAPVLSTSLYFIVFGSAIGSRMGDIGGVSYGAYIVPGLLMLSLLSESISNSAFGIYMPKWSGTIYELLSAPVNWVEVLLGYVGAAATKSLVLGALILLTSRFFVSYEIQHPVWMVGFMILTAITFCLFGFIIGLWADSFQKLQVIPLLVVTPLTFLGGAFYSINMLPPFWQTVSLFNPVVYLISGLRWAFYGHADVHIAVSTGMTLGFMAICLTVVWWVFKTGHKIRR; encoded by the coding sequence ATGAACCTCAACATCCACGGCATCCGAGCCATCTACATGTTCGAGATGAACCGCACCTTTCGCACCCTTGCGCAAAGCATCATCGCGCCCGTGTTGTCGACTTCGCTCTATTTCATTGTCTTCGGATCGGCCATCGGTTCGCGCATGGGCGACATCGGTGGCGTGAGCTACGGGGCCTACATCGTTCCGGGCCTGCTCATGCTCTCGCTGCTCAGTGAGAGCATTTCCAATTCGGCCTTCGGCATCTACATGCCCAAATGGTCGGGCACGATTTACGAGCTGCTGTCTGCCCCGGTGAACTGGGTTGAGGTGTTGCTGGGTTATGTGGGCGCGGCGGCCACCAAATCACTGGTGCTGGGCGCCTTGATCCTGCTCACTTCACGGTTCTTCGTTTCCTACGAAATCCAGCACCCGGTGTGGATGGTGGGCTTCATGATCCTCACCGCGATCACCTTCTGCCTCTTCGGTTTCATCATTGGCCTTTGGGCGGACAGCTTCCAGAAACTGCAGGTGATCCCGCTGCTGGTGGTCACCCCGCTGACCTTCCTGGGTGGCGCTTTCTACAGCATCAACATGCTGCCACCGTTCTGGCAGACCGTTTCCCTGTTCAATCCCGTGGTCTACCTGATCAGTGGTCTGCGCTGGGCCTTTTACGGACACGCCGACGTGCACATTGCCGTCAGCACCGGCATGACCCTGGGTTTCATGGCCATTTGCCTGACCGTGGTCTGGTGGGTGTTCAAAACGGGCCACAAGATCCGGCGCTGA
- a CDS encoding ABC transporter ATP-binding protein, whose amino-acid sequence MQPISPSSPPSADAIVSVRGVSKTYAGGFQALKHVDLDIRRGEIFALLGPNGAGKTTLISLICGMTNATEGTVLADGHNIVTDYRAARATIGLVPQELHTDSFETVWATVSFSRGLFGKPANPALIEKILKDLSLWDKKDTKILALSGGMKRRVLIAKALSHEPKILFLDEPSAGVDVELRHDMWRLVRELRDAGTTIILTTHYIEEAEDMADRIGVIRKGELILVENKDVLMRKLGKKQLTLTLQQPMERINDALARWPLQLSPDGQQLTYTFDTQQEDTGIAALLRALAEHGIDFKDLHSSESSLEDIFVSLVHDDSRDEKAPQA is encoded by the coding sequence ATGCAACCCATTTCCCCTTCCTCACCCCCCAGCGCCGACGCCATCGTCAGCGTGCGCGGCGTCAGCAAAACCTACGCCGGCGGCTTCCAGGCGCTCAAGCACGTGGACCTTGACATCCGCCGCGGTGAAATTTTCGCCCTGCTCGGCCCCAATGGTGCGGGCAAGACCACGCTGATCAGCCTGATCTGCGGCATGACCAATGCGACCGAGGGCACGGTGCTGGCCGACGGCCACAACATCGTGACCGACTACCGCGCCGCGCGCGCCACCATCGGGCTGGTACCGCAGGAACTGCACACCGACTCGTTTGAAACCGTGTGGGCCACGGTGAGCTTCAGCCGCGGCCTGTTTGGCAAGCCCGCCAATCCGGCGTTGATCGAAAAGATCCTGAAAGACCTCTCGCTCTGGGACAAAAAAGACACCAAAATCCTGGCGCTATCGGGCGGCATGAAACGCCGTGTTCTGATTGCCAAGGCGCTCTCACACGAGCCCAAAATCCTGTTCCTTGACGAGCCCAGCGCCGGGGTCGACGTGGAGCTGCGCCACGACATGTGGCGCCTGGTGCGCGAGCTGCGCGACGCCGGCACCACCATCATCCTCACCACCCACTACATCGAAGAAGCCGAAGACATGGCCGACCGCATCGGCGTGATCCGCAAGGGCGAGTTGATCCTGGTGGAAAACAAAGACGTGCTGATGCGCAAGCTCGGCAAGAAGCAGCTCACACTGACACTGCAACAGCCCATGGAACGCATCAACGACGCGCTGGCCCGCTGGCCCCTGCAGCTGTCCCCCGACGGCCAGCAACTCACCTACACCTTCGATACGCAGCAGGAAGACACCGGCATCGCCGCGCTCCTGCGCGCCCTGGCCGAACATGGCATCGACTTCAAAGACCTGCACTCCAGCGAAAGTTCGCTGGAAGACATTTTTGTCAGCCTGGTACACGACGACAGCCGCGATGAGAAAGCGCCCCAAGCATGA
- a CDS encoding PA0069 family radical SAM protein yields MSEFFIPLQFVKGRGVAHRQPHRFERDERSAFDDGWGEAEVAAGEPQATQVTFEDARSVITRNDSPDIGFHLGLNPYRGCEHGCIYCYARPSHSYLNLSPGLDFETRLIAKRNIGAVLRAEITHARYQPELIAIGTVTDAYQPVERELRLTRAALDVLSAARHPLAIVTKGSGVERDIDLLAPMGAENLAAVYVSITTLDAKLARILEPRAAAPHRRLRTIRTLAEAGIPVGVSVSPQIPFINDDMERVLEAAYEAGARRAFYQVIRLPWEVAPMFRQWLGLHYPDRAERVMARIQDMRGGKDYDADFAARMKGQGIWADLLRQRFVKTCDRLGYQRERHALDLSRFQPSALCPQQELF; encoded by the coding sequence ATGAGCGAATTTTTCATTCCATTGCAGTTTGTTAAAGGCCGGGGTGTGGCCCACCGTCAGCCGCACCGGTTCGAGCGTGATGAGCGTTCGGCCTTTGACGACGGCTGGGGGGAGGCCGAGGTGGCCGCTGGTGAGCCGCAGGCCACTCAAGTCACTTTTGAAGACGCGCGCAGCGTCATCACCCGCAACGATTCGCCCGACATCGGCTTTCACCTGGGGCTCAACCCTTACCGGGGTTGTGAGCATGGCTGCATTTACTGCTATGCGCGCCCGAGCCACAGCTACCTCAACCTTTCGCCGGGTCTGGACTTTGAAACCCGGCTGATAGCCAAGCGCAATATCGGCGCCGTGTTGCGCGCCGAGATCACGCATGCGCGCTACCAGCCCGAGCTGATCGCGATCGGCACCGTGACCGACGCTTACCAGCCGGTTGAGCGGGAGCTGCGGCTCACGCGGGCTGCGCTGGACGTGCTGAGCGCCGCGCGCCACCCGCTGGCCATCGTGACCAAAGGCAGCGGCGTGGAGCGCGACATCGATCTGCTGGCGCCCATGGGCGCAGAGAACCTCGCAGCGGTCTATGTGAGCATCACCACGCTGGATGCGAAGCTCGCGCGCATCCTGGAGCCACGGGCTGCCGCGCCGCACCGGCGCTTGCGCACCATCCGCACACTGGCCGAGGCAGGTATTCCAGTGGGTGTGAGTGTTTCGCCGCAGATTCCTTTCATCAATGACGACATGGAGCGCGTGCTGGAGGCTGCATATGAGGCTGGTGCGCGCCGCGCTTTTTACCAGGTCATCCGCCTGCCTTGGGAGGTGGCGCCCATGTTCCGGCAGTGGCTTGGGCTGCATTACCCCGATCGCGCTGAGCGCGTGATGGCGCGCATACAGGACATGCGCGGTGGCAAAGACTACGACGCAGATTTTGCCGCTCGCATGAAAGGCCAAGGCATCTGGGCCGACCTGTTGCGCCAGCGCTTTGTGAAGACCTGTGACCGCCTGGGCTACCAGCGCGAGCGCCATGCGCTGGATTTGTCGCGTTTCCAGCCATCGGCGTTGTGCCCGCAGCAAGAGCTGTTTTAG
- a CDS encoding alpha/beta fold hydrolase has translation MQVKANGLHIEVDDQGPREGPVVMLIMGLGMQLIAWPQALVQGLLERGFRVVRFDNRDIGLSQGFDHAGVPNMALAGLRHVLRLPLRTPYTLSDMAQDALGVLDALGIQQAHVCGASMGGMIAQHLAASAPQRVASLTLMMTTSGARSLPQPRWAVRRALMSRPMGSGAHHAVDWIVRVLRVIGSPQFPSDERIVRERALASVQRAWHPAGSARQLLAVVADRDRTPLLSRITAPTRIVHGVDDPLVPVTCGRQLAQHIAHAETDFIPGMGHDLPEALLERFAQGMADLAGRKPG, from the coding sequence ATGCAAGTTAAAGCCAACGGCCTGCACATCGAGGTGGACGACCAGGGCCCTCGTGAGGGGCCGGTGGTGATGCTCATCATGGGTCTGGGCATGCAACTCATCGCCTGGCCTCAAGCCCTGGTGCAAGGCTTGCTGGAGCGCGGATTTCGGGTGGTCCGCTTCGACAACCGCGATATCGGCCTGAGCCAGGGCTTTGACCATGCGGGCGTGCCCAACATGGCGCTGGCCGGCCTGCGCCATGTGCTGCGCCTGCCGCTGCGCACACCCTACACCCTGAGCGACATGGCACAAGATGCCCTGGGCGTGCTGGACGCGCTGGGCATACAACAGGCCCATGTGTGCGGTGCCTCCATGGGCGGCATGATCGCTCAGCACCTGGCTGCCAGCGCGCCGCAGCGCGTGGCAAGCCTCACGCTGATGATGACGACCAGTGGAGCGCGCTCATTGCCCCAGCCGCGCTGGGCCGTGCGGCGCGCACTCATGTCCCGCCCCATGGGCTCGGGCGCCCATCACGCCGTGGACTGGATCGTGCGTGTTCTGCGCGTCATCGGCAGCCCGCAATTCCCGTCGGACGAACGGATCGTGCGTGAGCGCGCCCTGGCCTCGGTGCAGCGCGCCTGGCACCCCGCCGGTTCTGCGCGCCAGCTGCTGGCGGTGGTGGCAGACCGTGACCGCACGCCGCTGCTCTCCCGCATCACGGCGCCCACGCGCATCGTGCACGGGGTCGACGATCCCCTGGTACCCGTGACCTGTGGCCGCCAGCTGGCGCAGCACATTGCCCATGCTGAAACCGACTTCATTCCCGGCATGGGACACGACCTGCCTGAGGCCCTGCTGGAACGCTTTGCACAAGGCATGGCCGACCTTGCCGGGCGCAAACCTGGCTGA
- a CDS encoding alpha/beta fold hydrolase — translation MSQRFHPMSNPEPPEHDNTSLHLVPPGLGLLLLEARAPWEALALAAVSPWLSKMPSGDGHAVLVFPGLGAADISTAALRRFLKQHGYQPHGWKQGVNLGPREGVLEACRARIQALHQQHGGKISLIGWSLGGIYAREMAKEMPDLVRCVITLGTPFTGHPKATNAWRFYQMVSGQHPHDQDLLSEVRKPPPVPTTSIYSKSDGIVAWQCSINPPRHAHTENIEVHASHIGMGMNPMAMYAIADRLRQDPAHWMRFDVKGARRWFFKVAHQPEAMTQWY, via the coding sequence ATGAGTCAACGTTTCCACCCCATGTCCAACCCAGAGCCCCCGGAACACGACAACACCAGCCTGCACCTGGTGCCACCCGGCCTGGGGCTGCTGTTGCTCGAGGCCCGCGCGCCCTGGGAAGCCTTGGCGCTGGCGGCGGTCTCGCCCTGGCTCTCCAAGATGCCCTCGGGCGACGGCCACGCTGTGCTGGTGTTTCCCGGCCTGGGCGCCGCCGACATCAGCACGGCAGCGCTGCGCCGCTTCCTCAAGCAACACGGTTACCAGCCACACGGCTGGAAACAAGGCGTGAACCTCGGTCCGCGCGAAGGCGTGCTGGAAGCTTGCCGGGCGCGCATCCAGGCGCTGCACCAACAGCATGGCGGCAAGATCAGCCTGATCGGCTGGAGCCTGGGCGGTATTTACGCACGCGAGATGGCCAAGGAAATGCCCGACCTGGTGCGCTGCGTCATCACGCTGGGCACACCGTTCACGGGCCACCCCAAGGCCACCAACGCCTGGCGTTTCTATCAGATGGTGAGTGGCCAGCACCCGCACGACCAAGACCTGCTGTCGGAGGTGCGCAAGCCACCACCCGTGCCGACCACGTCGATCTACAGCAAGAGCGACGGCATCGTGGCCTGGCAATGCAGCATCAACCCGCCACGCCACGCCCACACGGAAAACATTGAGGTGCACGCCAGCCACATCGGCATGGGCATGAACCCGATGGCCATGTACGCCATTGCCGATCGGTTGCGCCAGGACCCGGCGCATTGGATGCGCTTCGATGTCAAAGGTGCACGCCGCTGGTTTTTCAAAGTGGCGCACCAGCCAGAGGCGATGACGCAATGGTATTGA
- a CDS encoding wax ester/triacylglycerol synthase family O-acyltransferase has product MPMKQLSGLDATFLYLEKPEMPMHVGAMNLLELPAGYRGHFVTDLRRHYAARMPATPALRRRLWWMPLNLANPAWVDAEPDLTHHIIEHKLPSRAKMGGPAKDARTLLEEKVSVLHPQLLDRSKPLWRVHVIEGLPRSANGHKQVGVYSQLHHAAVDGQAAVALGNVLYDLTPEPREIELRPSQRSKTFKIGMVEMLRGALTNEVSQVVRIVRNLPATLGTVAGTAKGALTTKQLLGKGSGNVTLAPATPMNVSVGTTRAFASASVPLKELKALAHAHDATLNDMVLMLCAGALRNYLLQHDMLPRKSLVAAVPISLRQAGDNRSDNQASMSLISLGTNLADPVKRLTHIRAASRAMKTTMGHMKSILPTDFPSIGVPWLIEAAASLYGKAKVADRLPQVANVVISNVPGPLVPLYLAGARVLANCPTSIVVHGMALNITVQSFDAHMDFGLMADAAAMPDVKSLAQALETALDELRALPQPAAATTAPSPMPTKARRTASKRVPVKAPETVRKVSRKRPSTRDSAPVSKARSR; this is encoded by the coding sequence ATGCCGATGAAACAACTTTCTGGCCTGGACGCCACCTTCCTCTATCTGGAGAAGCCAGAAATGCCCATGCATGTGGGCGCCATGAATCTGCTGGAGCTGCCCGCTGGCTACCGTGGCCACTTTGTCACCGATCTCCGGCGGCATTACGCCGCTCGCATGCCCGCCACGCCGGCCCTGCGCCGCCGCCTGTGGTGGATGCCGCTGAACCTGGCGAATCCGGCCTGGGTCGATGCCGAACCCGACCTCACGCACCACATCATTGAACACAAGCTACCGAGCCGCGCCAAAATGGGCGGCCCGGCCAAGGACGCACGCACGCTGCTCGAAGAAAAGGTTTCGGTGTTGCACCCGCAACTGCTGGACCGCAGCAAGCCGCTCTGGCGCGTGCACGTCATCGAAGGGCTGCCGCGCAGCGCCAACGGTCACAAACAAGTGGGCGTGTATTCACAGCTGCACCATGCGGCCGTGGACGGCCAGGCCGCCGTGGCGCTGGGCAATGTGCTCTACGACCTCACGCCCGAACCACGCGAGATCGAGCTGCGCCCCTCCCAACGCAGCAAAACCTTCAAGATCGGCATGGTCGAGATGCTGCGCGGTGCCCTCACCAACGAAGTGAGCCAGGTGGTGCGCATCGTGCGCAATCTGCCCGCCACGCTGGGCACGGTGGCGGGCACGGCCAAGGGCGCACTCACAACCAAACAGCTGCTGGGCAAGGGCTCGGGCAACGTCACGCTCGCACCGGCCACGCCCATGAACGTATCGGTCGGCACCACCCGCGCGTTTGCCTCGGCCAGCGTGCCCCTGAAAGAGCTCAAGGCGCTGGCCCATGCGCACGATGCCACCCTCAACGACATGGTGCTCATGCTGTGCGCCGGCGCGCTGCGCAACTACCTGCTGCAGCACGACATGCTGCCGCGAAAAAGCCTGGTGGCAGCGGTCCCGATTTCGCTGCGGCAGGCGGGCGACAACCGTTCGGACAACCAGGCTTCGATGAGTCTGATCAGCCTGGGCACGAACCTGGCCGATCCGGTGAAGCGCCTGACGCACATTCGCGCAGCCAGCCGTGCAATGAAGACCACCATGGGCCACATGAAAAGCATCCTGCCGACCGACTTTCCGTCGATCGGCGTGCCCTGGCTGATCGAAGCCGCGGCTTCGCTCTACGGCAAAGCCAAGGTAGCCGATCGCCTGCCGCAGGTGGCCAACGTGGTGATCTCCAATGTGCCCGGCCCCCTGGTGCCGCTGTATCTGGCCGGTGCGCGCGTGCTCGCCAACTGCCCCACCAGCATCGTGGTGCACGGCATGGCCTTGAACATCACGGTGCAGAGCTTTGATGCCCATATGGATTTCGGTCTCATGGCCGACGCGGCCGCCATGCCCGACGTGAAGTCGCTGGCCCAGGCGCTGGAGACGGCCCTGGACGAACTGCGTGCGCTCCCCCAGCCTGCGGCCGCAACGACCGCGCCATCGCCGATGCCCACCAAAGCCCGCCGTACCGCCTCAAAGCGGGTGCCGGTCAAAGCCCCCGAGACCGTGCGCAAAGTGTCACGCAAGCGACCCAGCACGAGGGACAGCGCACCCGTCTCCAAGGCGCGCAGTCGTTAA
- a CDS encoding YihY/virulence factor BrkB family protein yields the protein MTETETDPLNRLNKRIWGTPQVPHLRWQSAGLRFVRTVLILVRDLAFGQLTLRAMSLVYTTLLSIVPLLALSFSVLKAFGVHNQIQPLLVNLLAPLGEQGAVVAGQIGEFIEHMNVGVLGALGLALLLYTSISLMQKIEESLNYIWHVSQHRRLGERFSRYLSVLLVGPILVFAALGVTGALLKSDVLSQLLSVSALNQTATIIGEITPYLLVIAAFTFVYLLLPNARVKLGAALVGGVVGGIVWQTAGWLFAVFVASSGQYAAIYSSFAILVLFMIWLYVSWLVLLFGASVAFYVQHPEYLYLGAGEPRLSNRVRERLALSAMHLTAAPFLAGQPAPSQEDFTRLLGVPMHVLTVVLEALQEGGLMVTSGDEPVRYLPARDPSVITVAQVMGAIRNAGEARFFSPRALPTAPSVSSVLDNMQSAAETAAGAISLRELVEKGGAESHPVPPIEGQQPPPAGPTGPPD from the coding sequence ATGACAGAAACCGAAACCGATCCCCTGAATCGCCTGAACAAACGCATCTGGGGCACCCCTCAGGTGCCCCACTTGCGTTGGCAATCAGCCGGACTGAGGTTCGTGCGCACGGTGCTCATCCTCGTGCGCGACCTCGCGTTCGGTCAGCTCACGCTGCGCGCCATGAGCCTGGTCTACACCACGCTGCTGTCCATCGTGCCGCTGCTGGCTTTGAGCTTTTCGGTGCTGAAAGCGTTTGGCGTGCACAACCAGATTCAGCCGCTGCTGGTGAACCTGCTGGCACCGCTGGGAGAGCAAGGCGCCGTGGTGGCAGGCCAGATTGGCGAGTTCATCGAACACATGAACGTTGGCGTGCTCGGCGCGCTGGGCCTGGCGCTGCTGCTGTACACATCGATCTCGCTGATGCAGAAGATCGAGGAATCGCTCAACTACATCTGGCACGTGTCGCAGCACCGCCGTCTTGGCGAGCGCTTCAGTCGCTACCTCAGCGTCTTGCTGGTCGGTCCTATCCTGGTTTTTGCTGCGCTGGGCGTCACGGGCGCCCTGCTGAAGTCCGATGTTTTGAGCCAGCTCCTGTCGGTCAGCGCGCTTAATCAGACGGCCACGATCATCGGTGAAATCACACCTTACCTGCTCGTGATCGCCGCCTTCACCTTTGTCTATCTGCTACTGCCCAACGCACGTGTGAAGCTGGGCGCGGCCCTGGTGGGTGGTGTTGTAGGAGGCATTGTCTGGCAGACCGCCGGCTGGCTTTTTGCCGTCTTCGTCGCGTCGTCGGGCCAGTATGCCGCGATTTATTCCAGCTTTGCAATCCTGGTGCTGTTCATGATCTGGCTCTATGTGAGCTGGCTGGTTCTGCTGTTCGGTGCCAGTGTGGCTTTCTACGTGCAACACCCGGAATACCTGTACCTGGGGGCCGGCGAACCGCGCTTGAGCAACCGGGTGCGCGAGCGCCTGGCGCTCTCGGCCATGCACCTGACGGCGGCGCCCTTTCTGGCAGGCCAGCCCGCGCCATCGCAAGAAGATTTCACGCGTTTGCTGGGTGTGCCCATGCATGTGCTGACCGTCGTGCTGGAAGCCCTGCAAGAGGGCGGCCTGATGGTGACCAGCGGCGACGAGCCGGTGCGCTATCTGCCGGCACGCGATCCATCGGTGATCACGGTGGCTCAAGTGATGGGCGCTATTCGGAACGCTGGCGAGGCACGCTTTTTTTCACCCCGTGCCTTGCCCACGGCGCCATCGGTCAGCAGCGTACTCGACAACATGCAGTCCGCCGCTGAAACGGCCGCAGGGGCGATCAGCTTGCGCGAACTGGTGGAAAAAGGCGGCGCTGAGTCCCATCCCGTACCCCCAATCGAAGGCCAACAACCCCCGCCTGCAGGCCCCACCGGCCCACCTGATTGA
- a CDS encoding oxidoreductase-like domain-containing protein, which produces MPLADLPATHALIAHLRGLAQRRSFDLDNDLRPPPPEPQTCCERGCNGCVWEGFYAALAHWRAEAVALLNG; this is translated from the coding sequence ATGCCCTTGGCCGACTTGCCCGCGACCCATGCGCTGATCGCCCATTTGCGCGGGCTGGCGCAGCGGCGCAGCTTCGATCTCGACAACGATCTGCGCCCGCCACCCCCCGAGCCCCAAACCTGCTGTGAGCGCGGTTGCAATGGCTGCGTCTGGGAGGGGTTCTACGCGGCCCTTGCGCATTGGCGCGCTGAAGCGGTGGCGCTGCTGAACGGCTGA